CCCCGCGCGCCTGCGGCAGGCCTGGGCGCGGCGCGGCCCGCGCCTGCTGGCGCGGCTCTTCACGGCCGCCGAGCGCGCGGACTGCGAGCGCGCCCGCGACCCCTGGCCCGCCTACGCCGCGCGCTTCGCGGCGAAGGAGGCCCTGCTCAAGGCGCTGGGCACGGGTCTGCGCGAGGGGCTCTCCTGGCAGCAGATCGCAGTGCGCCACGAGCGGAGCGGCAAGCCATTCCTCGTCCTCAGCGGCGCCGCGGCGGCGCGCGCTGCCGCGCTGGGC
This DNA window, taken from bacterium, encodes the following:
- a CDS encoding holo-ACP synthase gives rise to the protein MVIGIGIDLASPARLRQAWARRGPRLLARLFTAAERADCERARDPWPAYAARFAAKEALLKALGTGLREGLSWQQIAVRHERSGKPFLVLSGAAAARAAALGAARVHLSLSDLPELAAATVVLEGTSPP